The following are encoded together in the Streptomyces sp. NBC_01465 genome:
- a CDS encoding DUF2218 domain-containing protein — translation MEKSEARVPTTRGERYAKQLCSHAAHMAPRAEWDPPEGVIEFPASAGTCRLTAEPECLHLVLEAADGAQLARMQRIIGSDIERFAVRDGLTVEWTPA, via the coding sequence ATGGAGAAGTCCGAAGCCCGCGTCCCGACCACGAGGGGCGAGCGATACGCCAAGCAACTGTGCAGCCATGCGGCCCACATGGCCCCGCGTGCGGAGTGGGATCCGCCGGAGGGAGTGATCGAGTTCCCCGCCTCGGCGGGCACCTGCCGGCTGACCGCGGAACCGGAGTGCCTGCACCTTGTGCTCGAAGCCGCGGACGGCGCACAGCTCGCCAGGATGCAGCGGATCATCGGCAGCGACATCGAACGGTTCGCGGTCCGGGACGGTCTCACGGTGGAATGGACCCCGGCCTGA
- a CDS encoding acetamidase/formamidase family protein → MTSFSIHGDRVHHTWDRAIAPVTTLAPGDEATLQLLDAGGGQLTAESTAADLGKLDFGRLNPVTGPLYVKGAEPGDALVVDILDVEVGEWGWTACIPGFGLLADEFPDPHLRISRITDGYAELLPGLRIPVVPMIGTIGVAPPEPGPHSVIPPRRWGGNMDIRHIGPGARLILPVGVEGALLSAGDTHAAMGDGEVCGTGVETSSTARLRVDVRKGAAPRTPVIETHPVTARTGAALATTGIGPDLMEASRDAVRALIEEITARTGLPPEDAYLLASVAADLKISEVVDAPNWVVSAHLERELLGGA, encoded by the coding sequence ATGACCTCCTTCAGCATCCACGGCGACCGGGTCCACCACACCTGGGACCGCGCCATCGCCCCCGTCACCACCCTCGCCCCCGGCGACGAGGCGACCCTCCAGCTCCTCGACGCGGGCGGCGGCCAGCTCACCGCCGAGTCCACCGCCGCCGACCTCGGCAAGCTCGACTTCGGCCGGCTCAACCCGGTCACCGGGCCGCTGTACGTCAAGGGGGCCGAGCCCGGCGACGCCCTGGTCGTGGACATCCTGGACGTGGAGGTGGGGGAGTGGGGCTGGACCGCCTGCATCCCCGGATTCGGGCTGCTCGCCGACGAGTTCCCCGACCCGCACCTGAGGATCTCCCGCATCACGGACGGATACGCCGAACTCCTGCCCGGCCTGCGCATCCCCGTCGTCCCGATGATCGGCACGATCGGCGTCGCCCCGCCCGAGCCCGGCCCGCACTCGGTGATCCCGCCGCGGCGCTGGGGCGGCAACATGGACATCCGGCACATCGGCCCCGGCGCCCGGCTGATCCTCCCGGTCGGCGTGGAGGGCGCCCTGCTCTCCGCGGGCGACACCCATGCGGCCATGGGCGACGGCGAGGTCTGCGGCACCGGCGTCGAGACCTCCTCGACGGCCCGCCTCCGTGTGGACGTACGCAAGGGAGCCGCGCCCCGCACCCCGGTCATCGAGACCCACCCGGTCACCGCACGCACCGGCGCGGCCCTCGCCACCACGGGGATCGGCCCCGACCTGATGGAGGCGTCACGGGACGCGGTGCGCGCGCTCATCGAGGAGATCACGGCCCGTACGGGACTGCCCCCGGAAGATGCGTACCTGCTGGCGAGCGTCGCCGCGGACCTCAAGATCTCCGAGGTCGTCGACGCCCCCAACTGGGTCGTCTCGGCGCACCTGGAGCGCGAACTCCTGGGCGGAGCCTAG
- a CDS encoding ABC transporter ATP-binding protein produces the protein MKVGEELPRAAHSRGHTLSATGVTVAYDGVDVVHEASLALAPGQVTALVGPNGSGKSTLLRTVARLQRARSAELTLDAGTDAFALTPREFSQHVALLTQGRPTPGGLTVRDVVEFGRYPYRGRWGRADPDGPAAVERALRMTGVAELAERGAEHLSGGQLQRVWLAGCLAQETGVLLLDEPTTYLDLRYQVELLDLIRDLADDHQIAVGVVLHDLDQAAAVADRIVLLRAGRVIADGDPVDVLTPERLTDTYGIRIEVSTDPLTGRLRTRAVGRHHTRQDSKQNAHHAHSERLSATS, from the coding sequence GTGAAAGTCGGTGAAGAGCTTCCCCGGGCCGCGCATTCCCGCGGCCACACCCTCTCTGCCACGGGTGTCACCGTGGCGTACGACGGTGTCGATGTCGTGCACGAGGCGTCCCTCGCGCTCGCGCCAGGGCAGGTGACCGCGCTGGTCGGGCCGAACGGCAGTGGCAAGTCGACGCTGTTGCGGACCGTGGCGCGACTGCAGCGGGCGCGGAGTGCCGAGCTGACCCTCGACGCGGGCACGGACGCCTTCGCGCTGACGCCCCGTGAGTTCTCGCAGCACGTCGCGCTGTTGACGCAGGGGCGGCCCACGCCCGGCGGGCTGACCGTGCGCGACGTCGTGGAGTTCGGGCGCTATCCGTACCGCGGCCGCTGGGGCAGGGCTGATCCGGACGGCCCCGCGGCCGTCGAGCGGGCGCTCCGGATGACCGGGGTCGCCGAGCTCGCCGAGAGGGGCGCCGAGCACCTCTCCGGCGGGCAGTTGCAACGGGTGTGGCTCGCGGGGTGCCTCGCGCAGGAGACCGGCGTACTGCTCCTGGACGAACCGACGACCTACCTCGACCTGCGCTACCAGGTCGAACTGCTCGATCTCATACGGGACTTGGCGGACGACCACCAGATCGCCGTCGGCGTGGTCCTGCACGACCTCGACCAGGCGGCGGCCGTCGCCGACCGGATCGTGCTGCTCCGGGCGGGACGCGTGATCGCGGACGGCGACCCCGTGGACGTACTCACCCCTGAGCGGCTGACGGACACGTACGGCATCCGCATCGAGGTCTCCACCGATCCGCTGACGGGGCGTCTGCGCACCCGGGCCGTCGGCCGCCACCACACACGACAAGACAGCAAGCAGAACGCGCACCACGCGCACAGCGAAAGGCTCAGTGCCACCTCATGA
- a CDS encoding TetR/AcrR family transcriptional regulator, producing the protein MPKLWNETIEAHRRSVREAVLDVTAGLVSEQGLRAVTMSQIAEGTGIGRATLYKYFPDVEAILTAWHERRITAHLAQLAEVRDRAGDAGERLEAVLTAYAFIAHGTREHHGTELSGVLHRDRHVVDGERQLRGMVRELLAEGAASGALRGDVAPDELAGYCLHALSAAGTLSSRAAVHRLVTVTLAGLRP; encoded by the coding sequence GTGCCGAAGCTGTGGAACGAGACGATCGAGGCGCACCGGCGTTCGGTGCGGGAGGCGGTTCTGGACGTGACGGCCGGGCTGGTGTCCGAGCAGGGGCTGCGGGCGGTGACGATGTCGCAGATCGCCGAGGGGACCGGCATCGGGCGGGCCACGCTGTACAAGTACTTCCCGGACGTCGAAGCGATCCTGACCGCCTGGCACGAACGCCGGATAACGGCCCACCTCGCGCAGCTCGCGGAGGTCCGCGACCGGGCCGGGGACGCGGGCGAGCGCCTCGAAGCGGTGCTGACCGCGTACGCCTTCATCGCCCACGGGACCCGGGAGCACCACGGTACGGAGCTCTCCGGGGTGCTCCACCGCGACCGGCATGTCGTCGACGGGGAGCGGCAGTTGCGCGGCATGGTCAGGGAGCTGCTCGCCGAGGGGGCGGCGAGCGGCGCCCTCCGGGGCGACGTCGCACCCGACGAGCTCGCGGGCTACTGCCTCCATGCCCTCTCCGCGGCCGGCACCCTCTCCTCCCGGGCCGCGGTCCACCGCCTCGTCACCGTCACACTGGCCGGGCTGCGCCCCTAG
- a CDS encoding FAD-binding oxidoreductase: MNTFPADEIKGSVLFPGDEEYEAELAGFQTAYGHRPSVVVGAAGAEDVRIAVEFAAGQGLPVAVQATGHGLSVATEGGVLITTRRMDEVRIDAAARTARIGAGVRWEQVVGAAAEHGLAPLSGSSPGVGAVSYTLGGGIGLLARQFGYASDRIRSAEIVTADGRLRTVTADSDPGLFWALRGAGHNFGVVTALEIELVQVAQVYGGGMFFAAERIADVLEAYRTWSATVPEALTSSVGLIAYPDMEQLPAPLRGQYVAHVRIAFDGDAADGERLVEPLRAVGPRLIDTLRTLPYTEGGSIYQDPPFPHAYLGTNVLLSALDAEALEAVRELTGPGAPMMSVVDVRHLGGALSRRPEGGSAVGRRDAQYIVRIITMPGEHEGALDEARGVLDRAEEILAPWSLGLALPFVYGDGARAGEAQTRAGYDPQDYERLARLKAVHDPANLFRLNRNITPVAVPGNATSHM; the protein is encoded by the coding sequence ATGAACACCTTCCCTGCCGATGAGATCAAGGGCTCCGTCCTCTTCCCGGGGGACGAGGAGTACGAGGCCGAACTGGCCGGGTTCCAGACCGCATACGGGCACCGGCCCTCGGTGGTCGTGGGCGCGGCCGGCGCCGAGGACGTACGGATCGCCGTGGAGTTCGCCGCGGGACAGGGGCTGCCGGTCGCCGTGCAGGCCACCGGGCACGGCCTGTCCGTCGCCACCGAGGGCGGAGTCCTGATCACCACCCGCCGGATGGACGAGGTCCGGATCGACGCCGCCGCGCGGACCGCGCGGATCGGGGCGGGGGTCCGCTGGGAGCAGGTCGTGGGGGCCGCCGCCGAGCACGGGCTCGCGCCGCTGAGCGGGTCGTCGCCGGGGGTGGGCGCGGTCTCGTACACCCTGGGCGGCGGAATCGGGCTGCTGGCACGGCAGTTCGGGTACGCGTCCGACCGGATCCGCTCGGCGGAGATCGTCACCGCGGACGGGCGGCTGCGTACGGTGACCGCCGACAGCGACCCCGGTCTCTTCTGGGCGCTGCGCGGGGCCGGGCACAACTTCGGCGTGGTGACCGCGCTGGAGATCGAACTCGTACAGGTCGCTCAGGTCTACGGCGGCGGGATGTTCTTCGCGGCGGAGCGGATCGCCGACGTCCTGGAGGCGTACCGGACGTGGAGCGCGACCGTGCCCGAGGCGCTGACGTCGTCGGTCGGGCTGATCGCCTACCCCGACATGGAGCAGTTGCCGGCGCCGCTGCGCGGGCAGTACGTGGCCCATGTGCGGATCGCCTTCGACGGGGACGCGGCCGACGGCGAGCGGCTGGTGGAGCCGCTGCGGGCGGTGGGGCCGCGGCTGATCGACACGCTGCGCACGCTCCCGTACACCGAGGGCGGATCGATCTACCAGGACCCGCCCTTCCCGCACGCCTACCTGGGTACGAACGTGCTGCTCAGCGCCCTGGACGCGGAGGCGCTGGAGGCCGTGCGGGAGCTGACGGGACCCGGCGCCCCGATGATGTCGGTGGTCGACGTACGGCACCTGGGCGGTGCGCTGTCGCGCCGGCCGGAGGGCGGGAGCGCTGTCGGGCGGCGTGATGCGCAGTACATCGTGCGGATCATCACCATGCCGGGCGAGCACGAGGGCGCTCTGGACGAGGCGCGGGGCGTGCTGGACCGGGCGGAGGAGATCCTCGCGCCGTGGAGCCTCGGACTCGCGCTGCCCTTCGTGTACGGGGACGGGGCGCGGGCCGGCGAGGCGCAGACGCGCGCCGGTTACGACCCGCAGGACTACGAGCGGCTGGCCCGGCTGAAGGCCGTCCACGACCCCGCCAACCTCTTCCGCCTCAACCGCAACATCACTCCGGTGGCCGTCCCCGGAAATGCAACATCTCATATGTGA
- a CDS encoding nuclear transport factor 2 family protein: MTENLNAFATRYIALWNEPDPALRSKAIEELFAPEAQHYTPAQEVHGRAQLEERVGTAYEKWVESGRYAFRAVPNATGHHRSVRFNWEMYDVATGRADSVGFDFITLDESGLIETDYQFVD, from the coding sequence ATGACGGAAAACCTGAACGCATTCGCGACCCGCTACATCGCCCTGTGGAACGAACCCGACCCCGCCCTGCGCAGCAAGGCGATCGAAGAACTCTTCGCCCCCGAGGCGCAGCACTACACGCCCGCCCAGGAAGTGCACGGCCGGGCCCAGCTTGAGGAGCGCGTGGGCACGGCTTACGAGAAGTGGGTCGAGTCGGGCCGGTACGCCTTCCGGGCCGTGCCCAACGCGACCGGACACCACCGCTCGGTGCGGTTCAACTGGGAGATGTACGACGTCGCGACGGGCCGGGCGGACTCGGTCGGATTCGACTTCATCACGCTCGACGAGTCCGGACTGATCGAGACGGACTACCAGTTCGTCGACTGA
- a CDS encoding helix-turn-helix domain-containing protein encodes MAVSEQRKQSKVGLLLRGWRERRRLSQVDLANRAGVSARHLSFLETGRAMPSRAMVLRLAEQLEVPLRDRNPLLLAAGYAPAYEQKPLADPAMGPVLGAVKQILSGHDPYPALVVDGEWNLVDTNRSFALFTEGVAPELLEPPVNALRLVLHPKGMAPGIVNLGVWRAKLLGRLSRRAAADPRLGPLYEELLAYPCDQEEPELDVPGLGDICIPLQLRRGDHELSFFATLATFGTPRDITVAELIIESFFPADEATAEAVRGLNRS; translated from the coding sequence ATGGCCGTGTCCGAGCAGCGCAAGCAGTCGAAGGTGGGTCTGTTGCTGCGGGGTTGGCGCGAGCGCCGCCGCCTCAGCCAGGTGGATCTCGCCAACCGGGCCGGCGTCTCCGCCCGCCATCTCAGCTTTCTCGAGACCGGCCGGGCCATGCCCAGCCGGGCCATGGTGCTGCGCCTGGCCGAGCAGCTCGAAGTCCCCCTGCGCGACCGCAATCCGCTGCTGCTCGCGGCCGGTTACGCCCCGGCGTACGAGCAGAAGCCGCTCGCGGACCCGGCGATGGGACCGGTGCTCGGCGCCGTCAAGCAGATCCTGAGCGGCCATGACCCGTACCCGGCGCTCGTCGTCGACGGCGAGTGGAACCTCGTCGACACCAACAGGAGCTTCGCGCTGTTCACCGAGGGGGTCGCGCCCGAACTTCTCGAGCCTCCCGTGAACGCCCTGCGCCTCGTACTGCACCCCAAGGGCATGGCCCCGGGCATCGTCAACCTCGGTGTGTGGCGCGCCAAACTCCTGGGCCGGCTGAGCCGGCGGGCGGCGGCTGACCCCCGACTGGGCCCGCTCTACGAGGAGTTGCTCGCGTACCCGTGCGACCAGGAGGAACCGGAGCTCGACGTGCCGGGGCTCGGGGACATCTGCATCCCCCTGCAACTGCGCCGGGGCGACCACGAGCTGTCCTTCTTCGCCACCCTCGCGACGTTCGGCACGCCGCGCGACATCACGGTGGCCGAGCTGATCATCGAGTCGTTCTTCCCGGCCGACGAGGCCACCGCCGAGGCGGTACGAGGTCTGAACCGCTCCTGA
- a CDS encoding dihydrofolate reductase family protein, which yields MPKLRVHSLTVTLDGFAAGVDQSLDAPLGTNVDGLHEWAFAAWRDLAEGKGGIDAEWIARGDENIGAHIMGRNMFGPVRGPWQDESWTGWWGENPPYHHDVFVHTHHLRPSVSMEGGTVFHFTDEPVETVLRRAFEAAGGQDVRIGGGPATIQQYLRAGLVDEIHVAVVPILAGRGERLFDNLGDALDDFRVAEVVSSPAVTHSLLVRR from the coding sequence ATGCCCAAGCTGCGCGTACACAGCCTCACCGTCACACTTGACGGCTTCGCCGCCGGCGTCGACCAGAGCCTCGACGCCCCTCTCGGTACCAACGTCGACGGACTGCACGAGTGGGCCTTCGCCGCATGGAGGGATCTCGCCGAGGGCAAGGGCGGGATCGACGCCGAGTGGATCGCGCGCGGCGACGAGAACATCGGGGCCCACATCATGGGGCGCAACATGTTCGGCCCCGTGCGCGGACCGTGGCAGGACGAGTCGTGGACGGGCTGGTGGGGCGAGAACCCGCCGTACCACCATGACGTGTTCGTGCACACCCACCATCTGCGGCCGTCGGTGTCCATGGAGGGCGGGACGGTCTTCCACTTCACGGACGAGCCCGTCGAAACCGTGCTGCGGCGGGCGTTCGAGGCCGCGGGCGGGCAGGACGTGCGGATCGGCGGCGGGCCGGCCACCATCCAGCAGTATCTGCGCGCCGGGCTCGTCGACGAGATCCATGTGGCGGTCGTCCCGATCCTCGCCGGCCGGGGCGAGCGCCTCTTCGACAACCTGGGGGACGCACTCGACGACTTCCGCGTCGCCGAGGTGGTCAGCTCCCCCGCCGTGACGCACTCTCTGCTGGTCCGGCGCTGA
- a CDS encoding helix-turn-helix domain-containing protein, which produces MADDYLVRIGKLIRDARQHRGWTQTQLADALSTSQSAVNRIERGNQNISLEMIARIGEALDSEIVSLGYAGPMHLRVVGGRRLSGSIDVKTSKNACVALLCASLLNKGRTVLRRVARIEEVYRLLEVLNSIGVRTRWINDGKDLEIVPPARLEMDQMDAEAARRTRSIIMFLGPLLHRMDRFKLPYAGGCDLGTRTIEPHMIALRRFGLDISATEGIYHAEVQRTSPDRPIVLTERGDTVTENALLAAARNAGTTVIRNASSNYMVQDLCFFLEALGVRVDGIGTTTLTVHGVPEIDVDVDYSPSEDPVEAMSLLAAAVVTESELTIRRVPIEFLEIELAVLEEMGLDHDRSAEYAADNGRTRLIDLTVRPSKLEAPIDKIHPMPFPGLNIDNVPFFAAIAAVAQGQTLIHDWVYDNRAIYLTDLNRLGGRLQLLDPHRVLVEGPTRWRAAEMMCPPALRPAVVVLLAMMAAEGTSVLRNVYVINRGYEDLAERLNSVGAQIEIFRDI; this is translated from the coding sequence ATGGCAGACGACTACCTCGTACGCATCGGCAAGCTCATCCGTGACGCCCGTCAGCACCGGGGCTGGACACAGACTCAGCTTGCCGATGCGCTCTCCACCAGCCAGAGCGCGGTGAACCGCATCGAGCGCGGGAACCAGAACATCAGCCTTGAGATGATCGCCCGTATCGGTGAGGCGCTGGACAGCGAGATCGTGTCGCTGGGGTACGCCGGACCGATGCATCTGCGCGTCGTCGGCGGCCGCCGCCTCTCGGGCTCGATCGACGTCAAGACGAGCAAGAACGCGTGTGTGGCACTGCTCTGCGCCTCGCTGCTCAACAAGGGCCGCACCGTGCTGCGCCGCGTCGCGCGCATCGAAGAGGTCTACCGCCTGCTGGAGGTGCTCAACTCCATCGGCGTGCGCACCCGTTGGATCAACGACGGCAAGGACCTGGAGATCGTGCCGCCCGCACGGCTCGAGATGGACCAGATGGACGCGGAGGCCGCGCGCCGGACCCGCTCGATCATCATGTTCCTGGGCCCGCTGCTGCACCGCATGGACCGCTTCAAGCTGCCGTACGCCGGCGGCTGCGACCTCGGCACGCGCACGATCGAGCCGCACATGATCGCCCTGCGCCGCTTCGGTCTGGACATCTCCGCAACGGAGGGCATCTACCACGCCGAGGTGCAGCGCACCTCGCCCGACCGCCCGATCGTCCTGACCGAGCGCGGCGACACGGTCACCGAGAACGCGCTGCTGGCCGCCGCCCGCAACGCGGGCACGACCGTGATCCGTAACGCCTCGTCGAACTACATGGTCCAGGACCTGTGCTTCTTCCTGGAGGCGCTGGGGGTACGGGTCGACGGCATCGGCACGACGACACTCACCGTCCACGGGGTGCCGGAGATCGACGTCGACGTCGACTACTCCCCCTCCGAGGACCCGGTCGAGGCGATGAGCCTGCTGGCCGCGGCCGTGGTGACCGAGTCGGAGCTCACCATCCGCCGGGTGCCGATCGAGTTCCTGGAGATCGAGCTCGCGGTCCTGGAGGAGATGGGCCTCGACCACGACCGCAGCGCGGAGTACGCGGCGGACAACGGGCGGACCCGGCTGATCGATCTGACGGTGCGCCCCTCGAAGCTCGAAGCGCCGATCGACAAGATCCACCCGATGCCCTTCCCGGGCCTCAACATCGACAACGTGCCGTTCTTCGCGGCGATCGCGGCGGTCGCACAGGGCCAGACGCTGATCCACGACTGGGTCTACGACAACCGCGCGATCTACCTCACCGACCTGAACCGGCTCGGCGGCCGCCTCCAACTCCTGGACCCGCACCGCGTGTTGGTCGAGGGCCCGACGCGCTGGCGCGCGGCCGAGATGATGTGCCCGCCGGCCCTGCGGCCTGCTGTGGTGGTGCTGCTCGCGATGATGGCGGCCGAGGGCACGTCCGTACTGCGGAACGTCTACGTCATCAACCGCGGGTACGAGGACCTGGCCGAGCGTCTCAACTCGGTGGGCGCCCAGATCGAGATCTTCCGCGACATCTGA